A stretch of DNA from Halorubrum sp. BOL3-1:
CACGAACTCCGCGTCTCGAAGATCCGCGACGGGACCGTCATCGACCACGTCGAGGGCGGACAGGCGCTGAACGTCCTCGCAATCTTAGGCATCGACGGCTCCGAGGGACACGGCGTCTCGGTCGGCATGAACGTCCCCTCCGACCGACTCGGGCGCAAGGACATCGTGAAAGTCGAGGACAGGGAGCTGTCGCAGTCGGAGGTGGACGTCCTCTCGCTCATCGCGCCCGAGGCGACGATCAACATCGTCCGCGACTTCGAGGTCGTCGAGAAGAACCGCGTCACCCGCCCGGACAGCGTGTCGGGCGTGCTGTCGTGCCCGAACCGGAACTGTATCACCAACGCGGACGAACCGATCGAGACGCAGTTCGACGTCGTCGCCGACGGCGTACGTTGCGACTACTGCGCGACGATCCTGCGTGCGGACATCGCCGCCCATATCGACGTCTGAGGCGATCTCGCATGCCGCGCGCGCGCCTCGCGCTCTACGCGACCTCCTCGCACTCCGGTAGATTTTAGCGCTCGCCGTTCGACGCGTGAGACATGAGCAAGAAAGCCAAGCTCGTCCTCGTGCTGTCGCTCGTCGCGCTCGCGTACTTCCTCTTCGCCGGCGACAAGGAGCCGGTCGAAGTCGAGTAGCCGCGACGGCCCGGTCACTCACTCGCACCGCCCGCCGACCGCCGTGATACCCGCCGTTTTTACCGACCTGTCTCGTAATCGACTCCATGTACGGGGTCGTCACGCGCAACGCCGACGAGGTCGCGATGGAGCCGTTCGACCTCGGCTTCTACGAGGTCAAAGACGTCACGGGCCGCGCGGCCGAGCCGCTGCCGAACGCCGTGAACATGGTGTCGTGTTTCGGCGACAACGCCGCCGCGAGCGAGAACGCGGACCTCGTCCCTGTCGACGAGCGCGGCGAGCCGGCGACCCGCGACCGCGACTACTTCGACTGGGCGTACATCTGTCCGACGCACCCGGAGTATCGCGAGGGACTTTTCGAGATCATCGCGGACTGCGCCGCCGAGAACGGCGACGTGCGCCTCGACGACGTGGGGTTTCCCCGCGAGGGTTTCTGTCACTGCGACCGCTGCGAGCGGCTGTTCGACGAGAGCGACCGCGACGACTTCGTCGACTGGCGCGCCGACGTCATCACCGAGTTCGTCGCGGAGGCGGCCGAACTGGTCCCCGGCCGCCTCCTGCTCACGCTGTACCCCGACCCCTACCCGGACCACCTCCGGGCGCGCGCCGGTCTCGACCTCGACCGGCTGGCCGACCACGTCGACGAGTTCGTCGTCCCCCTCTACGACACGGCGTACGCGACGACCTACTGGCTGGAGACGATCGCTCGCGGCTTCCGCACGCGGCTCGGCGGCGACTACGACGTCCACGGCGCGCCGCCGGAAACTCCGTTCTCGCTGGAGCTGTACGCGGTCGACGTCGACGTCGACGACCTGATCCACGCGACCGAG
This window harbors:
- the pyrI gene encoding aspartate carbamoyltransferase regulatory subunit, translated to MSEHELRVSKIRDGTVIDHVEGGQALNVLAILGIDGSEGHGVSVGMNVPSDRLGRKDIVKVEDRELSQSEVDVLSLIAPEATINIVRDFEVVEKNRVTRPDSVSGVLSCPNRNCITNADEPIETQFDVVADGVRCDYCATILRADIAAHIDV